Proteins encoded within one genomic window of Pristis pectinata isolate sPriPec2 chromosome 5, sPriPec2.1.pri, whole genome shotgun sequence:
- the hus1 gene encoding checkpoint protein HUS1 isoform X1, giving the protein MKFRAKIVDVGCLNHFTRIVNTISKLTKSCILRLTSDKLFFILSDKVASGGVAMWCQLFQGNFFDEFQIEGVSAEYNEIYLELTPENLSRSLKTSQNAKTVKIKLTMKHCPCITIAVELPSLSSHSRIVTHDIPVSIIPRKLWNDFEEPRVPDFDVSIYLPVLKTMKSVVERMKNLSNHIVIEANQNGEMNLKIDTDLVSVTTHFKELGNPPWVEEGTQPDFFQRRDSTNMAKARIDIKRLLQFLAGQQVNPSKAICNIVNKKVIHFVLLHEDVSLQYFIPALV; this is encoded by the exons ATGAAGTTTCGCGCGAAGATCGTGGACGTTGGTTGTTTGAATCACTTCACTC GTATAGTGAACACGATCTCGAAGCTCACAAAATCATGTATTTTGAGACTTACTTCTGACAAACTTTTCTTTATCCTGTCTGACAAAGTTGCTAGTGGAGGTGTTGCTATGTGGTGTCAGCTATTTCAG GGTAATTTTTTTGATGAGTTCCAGATTGAAGGTGTATCAGCAGAGTATAATGAAATTTATCTGGAACTAACCCCTGAAAATCTCTCGAGGTCCTTGAAAACCTCCCAGAATGCTAAAACTGTGAAAATAAAACTCACCATGAAGCATTGTCCATGTATTACCATTGCTGTGGAACTG CCATCGCTCTCTAGCCACAGTCGGATTGTTACACATGACATTCCTGTTAGCATTATCCCCAGAAAGCTTTGGAATGATTTTGAAGAACCCAGGGTTCCAGATTTTGAT GTCAGTATTTATCTCCCAGTACTGAAGACCATGAAGAGTGTTGTGGAAAGAATGAAGAATCTTTCTAACCATATT GTAATTGAAGCCAATCAGAATGGAGAAATGAATTTGAAAATTGACACTGATTTGGTGTCTGTCACAACACATTTTAAAGAACTTGGGAATCCTCCTTGGG TTGAAGAAGGAACCCAACCTGATTTTTTCCAAAGAAGAGATTCAACAAATATGGCTAAAGCAAGGATTGATATAAAGAGGCTTCTACAGTTTCTTGCCGGGCAACAGGTCAATCCGAGCAAGGCTATATGTA ataTAGTGAATAAAAaagttattcattttgttttgctgcacGAGGATGTCTCTCTTCAGTACTTCATACCAGCTCTTGTATGA
- the hus1 gene encoding checkpoint protein HUS1 isoform X2: protein MWCQLFQGNFFDEFQIEGVSAEYNEIYLELTPENLSRSLKTSQNAKTVKIKLTMKHCPCITIAVELPSLSSHSRIVTHDIPVSIIPRKLWNDFEEPRVPDFDVSIYLPVLKTMKSVVERMKNLSNHIVIEANQNGEMNLKIDTDLVSVTTHFKELGNPPWVEEGTQPDFFQRRDSTNMAKARIDIKRLLQFLAGQQVNPSKAICNIVNKKVIHFVLLHEDVSLQYFIPALV from the exons ATGTGGTGTCAGCTATTTCAG GGTAATTTTTTTGATGAGTTCCAGATTGAAGGTGTATCAGCAGAGTATAATGAAATTTATCTGGAACTAACCCCTGAAAATCTCTCGAGGTCCTTGAAAACCTCCCAGAATGCTAAAACTGTGAAAATAAAACTCACCATGAAGCATTGTCCATGTATTACCATTGCTGTGGAACTG CCATCGCTCTCTAGCCACAGTCGGATTGTTACACATGACATTCCTGTTAGCATTATCCCCAGAAAGCTTTGGAATGATTTTGAAGAACCCAGGGTTCCAGATTTTGAT GTCAGTATTTATCTCCCAGTACTGAAGACCATGAAGAGTGTTGTGGAAAGAATGAAGAATCTTTCTAACCATATT GTAATTGAAGCCAATCAGAATGGAGAAATGAATTTGAAAATTGACACTGATTTGGTGTCTGTCACAACACATTTTAAAGAACTTGGGAATCCTCCTTGGG TTGAAGAAGGAACCCAACCTGATTTTTTCCAAAGAAGAGATTCAACAAATATGGCTAAAGCAAGGATTGATATAAAGAGGCTTCTACAGTTTCTTGCCGGGCAACAGGTCAATCCGAGCAAGGCTATATGTA ataTAGTGAATAAAAaagttattcattttgttttgctgcacGAGGATGTCTCTCTTCAGTACTTCATACCAGCTCTTGTATGA